AGCTTCTGGATCACGTCCACCAGGGAGAGCACTTCGCCCGCGGCACCGGCGCGTCCGGTTCTTCCGGCGCGGTGGATGTAGGATTCGTGGTCTTCGGGCGGCTCGTAGAGAAAGACGTGGGAGAGGGCCGGGATGTCGATGCCGCGTGCGGCAACGTCCGTCGCGGCCAAAAAGCGCAGCGACCCGGCGCGGATGCGGCTCAGGATCTGCTCGCGCCGCGACTGGGAGAGGTCGGACGAAAGGGCGTCGGCGTCGTAGCCGAACTGGCGCAGCACCTCGGACACGTAATGGCAGTTCGCCTTGGTGTTGCAGAAGATGATGGCCGAGGTGGGGTTTTCCACCTCGATGATGCGCATCAGCGCCCGGTCCTTGCCCATGGCCGGGACTTCGTAATAGGCGTGGGTGACCTCGGCCACGTGGACCTGCTTGCCGGAAAGGCTGATGAACAGCGGGTCGTTGAGGAACTCCTCGGAGAGCCGCAGAACCAGGGGCGGGAAGGTGGCCGAGAACATCAGGGCGTTGATCCGGCGCTTGGGCAGGTAGCGCTGGACCTGCTTCATGTCCGGGTAGAAGCCGATGGAGAGCATCCGGTCGGCTTCGTCGAAGATCAGGGTCTCGAGCTTGTCCAGGGAAAGGGAGCCCTTGAGCAGGTGGTCGAGCACGCGGCCGGGGGTTCCGACCACGAGATGCGCGCCCTGCTTGAAGGCCTCCATCTGCGGGCCGTAGCTCGTGCCGCCGTAGACGGCGATGGTGCGGATCTTCCCGCCGGAGAGCATCTCGGCTTCGTGGGCGACCTGCTTGGCCAGCTCGCGCGTGGGCAGCAGCACCAGGGCTTGGCAGTGGTTCTTGTTCGGGTCGATCCGCTCGATG
This sequence is a window from Paucidesulfovibrio longus DSM 6739. Protein-coding genes within it:
- a CDS encoding DEAD/DEAH box helicase, whose product is MTESKYIQRESDGPAEVSPEDALPEITFDELPEALREACARAGWSGLMPVQSKSMPYMLKRQDIMVQARTGSGKTGAFVLPLIERIDPNKNHCQALVLLPTRELAKQVAHEAEMLSGGKIRTIAVYGGTSYGPQMEAFKQGAHLVVGTPGRVLDHLLKGSLSLDKLETLIFDEADRMLSIGFYPDMKQVQRYLPKRRINALMFSATFPPLVLRLSEEFLNDPLFISLSGKQVHVAEVTHAYYEVPAMGKDRALMRIIEVENPTSAIIFCNTKANCHYVSEVLRQFGYDADALSSDLSQSRREQILSRIRAGSLRFLAATDVAARGIDIPALSHVFLYEPPEDHESYIHRAGRTGRAGAAGEVLSLVDVIQKLELKRIATQYSIELEQRPLPDDETLRGVLAQRATALLEAKVRALLPISRERMSRFLPLAKELAESEDGATLIATLLDEFYHDNVHTKGVPLPEKQDSSGRMGRGAERRKPGPRAPKGGREDSVGERRSEPRDEAPRADAPPARPDDAPKPKKKRRRRRKPSGGGQGGQNGGNAQSNGGGSES